A single genomic interval of Daucus carota subsp. sativus chromosome 1, DH1 v3.0, whole genome shotgun sequence harbors:
- the LOC108205174 gene encoding protein ALTERED PHOSPHATE STARVATION RESPONSE 1 → MGCAASRIDKDERVRICKERKRLMKQVVRFRGVFAEAQLEYLTALKNTGATLRQFTESDSLELDDNPFGATSPPSPPPPLPPSPPPPPTFSPDPRKVNNNHKLDASQEESIEFDEDNSCTPPPPPLPSSSWEFWDPFGNSAAHYKEKSETVDQIEEECWAEAKENSDIVDQVEEENWAEANTEFEEENLEEEAGSTDLVNLLSEKPHRSEFFDDNSSVMSWHTKDTSDMAMVVSMSKRTLANIVRELDDCFLKASSGGKNIGVLMDITVVDSVLWQKNKENKRKRSNSVKVFSALTWSWSSRSLNHTRDIIDFSDPSEACKPGAHCITLRKLCDEEHKLYKEVKEEEMNKLEHEKKSLQLQKQQMEDQDWTKTEKTRASVESLQSEIIRLQQSISRTCSTILVLINEELHPQLSALTSGLMHMWKKMFDCHQVQTHISQQVNHLSNYQCVDPTTDYHKQAAAQLKSEVTSWCDSFCKLIKFQREYVRTMSRWIKLTDCLVENSDLSSGPSAVHALCENWHLALDKLPEKAAEEAIKSFLSAIHAIVLQQEDELSLLRRSDKLEKKLRRELNSMAEMEMKFEGSFNVENPHSGLSPKHPLVVKRAKVEALKKQVDDEKAKYLSSVEVTRVMTLNNLKTSLPNVFRALMGFASAYSQAFEVIHSATP, encoded by the exons ATGGGTTGTGCTGCATCGCGTATTGATAAAGATGAAAGGGTTAGAATATGCAAGGAGAGGAAGAGATTAATGAAGCAGGTGGTAAGATTTAGAGGAGTATTTGCTGAGGCCCAGTTAGAGTATTTGACAGCACTGAAAAATACTGGTGCAACCCTTCGCCAGTTCACAGAATCCGATTCACTGGAACTCGATGATAACCCATTTGGGGCTACATCCCCACCTTCACCTCCTCCTCCATTGCCTCcctcacctccacctccacctacTTTTAGTCCTGATCCAAGGAAGGTTAATAATAACCACAAGTTGGATGCTTCCCAAGAAGAAAGTATAGAATTCGATGAAGATAATAGCTGCACACCTCCTCCACCTCCGCTTCCAAGTTCTTCGTGGGAGTTCTGGGATCCGTTTGGTAATTCTGCTGCGCATTATAAGGAGAAAAGTGAAACAGTTGATCAGATTGAAGAGGAATGTTGGGCCGAGGCCAAGGAGAATAGTGATATTGTGGATCAGGTTGAAGAGGAAAACTGGGCTGAGGCCAATACAGAATTTGAAGAGGAAAATTTGGAAGAGGAAGCTGGAAGTACTGATCTTGTGAATCTTCTTTCCGAGAAGCCACATCGGAGTGAATTTTTTGATGATAATTCATCTGTGATGAGCTGGCATACTAAAGACACCTCAGATATGGCCATGGTGGTTTCGATGAGTAAGAGAACCTTGGCAAATATTGTCAGGGAGCTAGATGATTGCTTTCTAAAAGCGTCTTCTGGTGGGAAAAATATAGGCGTTCTTATGGACATTACGGTGGTGGACTCTGTTCTTTGGCAGAAGAATAAGGAAAATAAGA GGAAGAGGTCAAATTCTGTAAAAGTCTTCAGTGCACTAACATGGAGTTGGTCGTCCAGATCACTTAATCATACAAGAGATATTATAGATTTCTCTGATCCTAGTGAAGCCTGTAAGCCTGGAGCTCATTGCATTACCCTAAGAAAGCTATGCGACGAGGAGCATAAACTCTACAAGGAAGTAAAG GAGGAAGAGATGAACAAATTAGAGCATGAGAAAAAGTCCTTGCAATTACAAAAACAACAAATGGAAGATCAGGACTGGACAAAAACCGAGAAAACTCGAGCAAGTGTTGAGAGCCTACAGTCTGAGATCATACGTCTACAACAGTCAATTAGCCGGACTTGCTCAACCATTTTGGTTCTAATAAATGAGGAGCTGCATCCACAGCTGTCTGCATTAACTTCTGG gtTGATGCATATGTGGAAGAAAATGTTTGATTGTCATCAAGTTCAGACCCATATTTCCCAGCAGGTGAATCACCTCTCAAATTACCAATGTGTTGATCCAACTACTGATTACCATAAGCAGGCTGCAGCTCAGCTTAAATCTGAGGTCACTTCATGGTGTGACAGCTTCTGCAAACTCATAAAATTTCAACGAGAATATGTGAGAACTATGTCCAGGTGGATCAAACTCACAGATTGCCTTGTGGAGAATTCTGATCTATCCAGTGGCCCATCTGCAGTTCACGCACTCTGTGAGAACTGGCATCTTGCCCTTGACAAGTTACCTGAAAAG GCAGCCGAAGAAGCCATCAAGAGCTTTTTGTCAGCCATTCACGCCATAGTCTTGCAGCAGGAAGATGAACTTAGTCTACTCAGAAGATCTGATAAACTCGAAAAAAAATTGCGAAGGGAGCTAAACTCAATGGCCGAAATGGAGATGAAGTTTGAGGGGAGCTTTAATGTCGAAAACCCACACTCTGGGTTGAGCCCTAAGCATCCATTAGTTGTTAAGCGAGCAAAAGTGGAGGCGTTGAAGAAGCAGGTGGATGATGAGAAGGCCAAGTATCTCAGCTCAGTTGAAGTTACTAGAGTCATGACCCTAAATAACCTAAAGACTAGTCTCCCTAATGTATTCCGGGCATTGATGGGGTTTGCTAGTGCCTATAGTCAGGCATTCGAGGTCATTCATAGTGCCACACCGTAG
- the LOC108223675 gene encoding two-component response regulator ARR14, with amino-acid sequence MFNVLVVDDDSTCLTILRAFLQKWNYEVTAVKHPYDALCALRLKTYDIVMSDVHMPNMNGIQLQKHINQEFQLPVILISSDSQKQMEGLQNGAVYFMVKPVGIDDVKNIWQFSVWWKSKINNSTLPREINSHSEEDLVRETALSSDDIINARSDRVVWSGDLHDRFVEALIVLDAKPKKILEVMNIPGLTRENVASHLQKYRMFARRILDGDETELNNRQWFNYHYHSSVVSGNPHLILINQLRDERRTRQLAAPVPAGASSGNNTNIGMWHYGGLVGATYNNHIGTSSSAPFDNSYSNQAFNNGWQELSNLFFGHNTNGGQLSNQLGAGAAQLTYQNIFTGAGAAQLTDQNLLTGAGAAQLTEQNLLTGAGAAQLTDQNLFTGVGAAQPTDQNIFSEQNINGGQVTKV; translated from the exons ATGTTTAACGTTTTGGTGGTTGACGACGACTCGACATGTTTAACTATTCTCAGAGCATTTTTACAGAAATGGAATTACGAAG TGACTGCTGTAAAGCATCCATATGATGCTCTGTGCGCGCTTCGGTTGAAAACGTATGATATTGTCATGTCTGATGTGCATATGCCCAACATGAACGGCATTCAACTCCAGAAACATATAAACCAGGAATTCCAGTTACCTGTCATAT TGATATCATCCGATAGCCAAAAGCAAATGGAGGGACTTCAAAACGGGGCAGTATACTTCATGGTAAAGCCTGTAGGAATTGATGATGTGAAAAATATATGGCAATTTTCAGTCTGGTGGAAGAGCAAAATAAATAACAGTACTCTACCAAGAGAGATCAATAGTCATTCTGAAGAGGATTTAGTAAGAGAAACTGCATTATCTTCTGATGATATTATTAATG CAAGGAGTGACAGAGTTGTCTGGTCAGGTGATCTCCATGATCGATTTGTGGAAGCTCTTATCGTCCTCG ATGCTAAACCAAAAAAGATTCTGGAAGTCATGAACATACCAGGACTTACTCGAGAGAATGTGGCAAGCCACCTTCAG AAATATCGAATGTTCGCGAGACGTATTTTGGATGGCGATGAAACTGAGCTTAACAATAGGCAATGGTTCAATTATCATTATCACTCAAGTGTGGTATCTGGAAATCCACACTTAATATTAATCAATCAGCTCAGAGATGAGCGAAGAACTCGCCAGTTGGCAGCCCCTGTTCCAGCTG GAGCTTCTTCAGGAAACAATACAAATATTGGAATGTGGCACTATGGAGGATTGGTTGGAGCAACTTACAATAATCATATCGGAACTTCTAGTTCTGCTCCCTTTGATAATTCTTACTCTAACCAGGCATTCAATAACGGCTGGCAGGAACTCAGTAACCTTTTCTTCGGACACAACACTAATGGTGGTCAGCTAAGTAAT CAACTTGGTGCGGGTGCTGCACAATTGACTTATCAAAACATTTTCACTGGTGCGGGTGCTGCACAATTGACTGATCAAAACCTTTTGACTGGTGCGGGTGCTGCACAATTGACTGAGCAGAACCTTTTGACTGGTGCGGGTGCTGCACAATTGACTGATCAGAACCTTTTCACTGGTGTGGGTGCTGCACAACCGACTGATCAAAACATTTTCAGTGAACAGAACATCAATGGTGGTCAGGTAACTAAAGTATGA
- the LOC108200850 gene encoding uncharacterized protein LOC108200850 encodes MMFMCVQQLGAGQSSAQKSWFDDNEAFSPDNFLLDLFPGEDEDTFWGDMNLVAAEDNDVREADAKDAENSGDNDKYENSGDNKDAGLADNKDAGNSEAADKDGQNSGNC; translated from the exons ATGATGTTTATGTGTGTGCAGCAACTTGGTGCGGGACAAAGCAGTGCTCAGAAAAGCTGGTTTGATGACAATGAGGCATTCTCCCCTGATAACTTTCTGTTAGATCTATTCCCG GGAGAAGATGAAGATACCTTTTGGGGGGATATGAACCTTGTTGCAGCTGAGGACAACGATGTTCGTGAAGCCGATGCCAAGGATGCTGAAAACTCTGGAGACAATGATAAGTATGAGAACTCCGGAGACAACAAGGATGCTGGTCTAGCTGATAACAAGGATGCTGGAAACTCTGAAGCCGCTGACAAGGACGGTCAGAACTCCGGAAATTGTTGA
- the LOC108205449 gene encoding F-box protein PP2-B10 isoform X1 translates to MGDDNRDLFEKLPQAFRQKFTQDVLSRTSPADVVRISLVSKSFQSAANSDVVWDTFIPPHHRKLVLDRYYKSTFESSKDVFLFLCEHIAESHTDPLKFWLDKWSGKMWLKMTYENLSITQLATDYWTRSKEQYPVLGHVIWLQVYGKIPTSRLSPETAYEAYLVFRLSDYICYGLHIPIEASVGIPGEEITKELIYLDPRIAKSGSFNYYPNTYPGEGNPLIEVKMGEYFNKEGENRDVEVTLKEVKSGRPKCGVHIAGMKMLPKRNINL, encoded by the exons ATGGGTGATGACAACCGTGATTTATTCGAGAAATTACCTCAAGCATTTAGACAAAAATTCACACAAGATGTATTATCACGCACAAGCCCAGCAGATGTGGTAAGAATTTCACTTGTGTCCAAAAGTTTCCAGTCGGCGGCCAATTCTGATGTTGTTTGGGACACATTTATTCCACCTCATCAtcgaaaacttgttcttgatcgCTACTACAAATCCACCTTTGAATCTAGCAAAGACGTCTTTCTCTTCCTCTGTGAACATATCGCTGAGAGCCATACCGACCCTCTG AAGTTTTGGTTAGATAAATGGAGTGGGAAGATGTGGCTCAAAATGACATATGAAAACCTCTCAATCACACAGCTTGCAACAGATTACTGGACGAGAAG CAAAGAACAGTATCCGGTGCTAGGTCATGTGATTTGGCTTCAAGTGTATGGCAAAATACCCACTTCAAGATTGTCACCAGAGACAGCCTATGAAGCTTATCTTGTGTTTAGACTCTCGGATTACATTTGCTATGGACTTCACATACCTATAGAGGCTTCTGTTGGGATCCCAGGGGAAGAAATCACAAAGGAGCTTATATATTTGGACCCTCGAATAGCCAAGTCTGGGAGTTTTAACTattatccaaacacataccCGGGGGAAGGAAATCCCTTAATAGAAGTTAAGATGGGTGAATACTTTAACAAAGAAGGGGAGAACAGGGATGTGGAAGTAACTTTGAAAGAAGTGAAAAGTGGAAGGCCAAAGTGTGGTGTCCATATTGCTGGGATGAAGATGCTACCTAAGCGCAATATAAACCTTTAA
- the LOC108205449 gene encoding F-box protein At2g02240 isoform X2, whose protein sequence is MGDDNRDLFEKLPQAFRQKFTQDVLSRTSPADVVRISLVSKSFQSAANSDVVWDTFIPPHHRKLVLDRYYKSTFESSKDVFLFLCEHIAESHTDPLFWLDKWSGKMWLKMTYENLSITQLATDYWTRSKEQYPVLGHVIWLQVYGKIPTSRLSPETAYEAYLVFRLSDYICYGLHIPIEASVGIPGEEITKELIYLDPRIAKSGSFNYYPNTYPGEGNPLIEVKMGEYFNKEGENRDVEVTLKEVKSGRPKCGVHIAGMKMLPKRNINL, encoded by the exons ATGGGTGATGACAACCGTGATTTATTCGAGAAATTACCTCAAGCATTTAGACAAAAATTCACACAAGATGTATTATCACGCACAAGCCCAGCAGATGTGGTAAGAATTTCACTTGTGTCCAAAAGTTTCCAGTCGGCGGCCAATTCTGATGTTGTTTGGGACACATTTATTCCACCTCATCAtcgaaaacttgttcttgatcgCTACTACAAATCCACCTTTGAATCTAGCAAAGACGTCTTTCTCTTCCTCTGTGAACATATCGCTGAGAGCCATACCGACCCTCTG TTTTGGTTAGATAAATGGAGTGGGAAGATGTGGCTCAAAATGACATATGAAAACCTCTCAATCACACAGCTTGCAACAGATTACTGGACGAGAAG CAAAGAACAGTATCCGGTGCTAGGTCATGTGATTTGGCTTCAAGTGTATGGCAAAATACCCACTTCAAGATTGTCACCAGAGACAGCCTATGAAGCTTATCTTGTGTTTAGACTCTCGGATTACATTTGCTATGGACTTCACATACCTATAGAGGCTTCTGTTGGGATCCCAGGGGAAGAAATCACAAAGGAGCTTATATATTTGGACCCTCGAATAGCCAAGTCTGGGAGTTTTAACTattatccaaacacataccCGGGGGAAGGAAATCCCTTAATAGAAGTTAAGATGGGTGAATACTTTAACAAAGAAGGGGAGAACAGGGATGTGGAAGTAACTTTGAAAGAAGTGAAAAGTGGAAGGCCAAAGTGTGGTGTCCATATTGCTGGGATGAAGATGCTACCTAAGCGCAATATAAACCTTTAA
- the LOC108205451 gene encoding uncharacterized protein LOC108205451 gives MMFMCVQQLVAGQSSAQKSWFDDDEAFLPDNFLLDLFPGEDEDLFLGDMMNLVAAEDNDVRVADAKDAENSGDHDKDDENSGDNRDVGLADYKDAGNSEATDKDGQNSGNC, from the exons ATGATGTTTATGTGTGTGCAGCAACTTGTTGCTGGACAAAGTAGTGCTCAGAAAAGCTGGTTTGATGACGATGAAGCATTCTTACCTGATAACTTTCTGTTAGATCTATTCCCG GGAGAAGATGAAGATCTCTTTTTGGGGGATATGATGAACCTTGTTGCAGCTGAGGACAATGATGTTCGTGTAGCCGATGCCAAGGATGCTGAAAACTCTGGAGACCATGACAAGGATGATGAGAATTCCGGAGACAACAGGGATGTTGGTCTAGCTGATTACAAGGATGCTGGAAACTCTGAAGCCACTGACAAGGATGGTCAGAACTCCGGAAATTGTTGA
- the LOC108205450 gene encoding putative F-box protein PP2-B12 has protein sequence MAGEEIEDADLFGKLPEEIIEEVVSLIGPMEACRLSVVCKRFLSAAESNTVWERFLPSDYQQFLDRADSLPNIKFAHKKDVFLFLIGNHVIFDGNTLCFWLHKRSGKKCFLVAASFTGGVEEYFLNPGWCTRSEKSRFQNQITECNNLLLFEIRGKISTCMLSPDTTYAIYLVFHSPIIDEYFNEPVEVSIGIDGVESIKQNVCLNPHKMRSEGDDDLQYPQQRKDDRFEVRLGEYFNRGGEEMNLEITMTKNSEIPKTGPGVEGFEFRPKGS, from the exons CTGAGGAAATCATAGAAGAAGTTGTTTCGCTTATTGGGCCTATGGAGGCATGCAGGCTCTCTGTGGTGTGTAAAAGGTTTCTCTCGGCGGCGGAATCAAACACCGTGTGGGAGAGATTTTTGCCCTCTGACTATCAACAATTTCTTGATCGGGCGGATTCTTTACCCAACATCAAATTTGCTCACaagaaagatgtctttctctttctcattgGTAATCATGTCATCTTTGACGGGAATACTCTG TGCTTCTGGTTACACAAGAGGAGCGGTAAGAAGTGTTTCCTTGTAGCTGCTTCATTTACAGGTGGTGTTGAAGAATATTTCTTGAATCCAGGCTGGTGTACAAGATCTGAAAAATCAAG atttcaaaatcaaattactGAATGCAACAATCTtttattgtttgaaattcgcGGAAAGATAAGCACCTGCATGTTATCACCAGATACGACCTATGCAATCTATCTTGTCTTTCATTCCCCaattattgatgaatattttaatgaaccTGTTGAAGTTTCCATAGGGATTGATGGTGTGGAAAGCATTAAACAGAATGTTTGTTTGAACCCGCATAAGATGAGGTCAGAAGGGGATGATGATCTCCAATATCCGCAACAGAGAAAAGATGACAGGTTTGAAGTTAGATTAGGAGAATACTTTAACAGAGGAGGGGAGGAGATGAATTTGGAGATCACTATGACAAAAAACAGTGAGATTCCTAAGACTGGACCTGGTGTTGAAGGCTTTGAATTTCGACCAAAGGGCAGCTAA